The Comamonas endophytica sequence AGCGCCGGGCCGGTGCCCTTGTAGGGAATGTTGACGATATCGGTGCCTGTCGCCAGCTTGAACTGCTCGCCGGCCAGGTGCAACGAGGAGCCCTGGCCGCCCAAGGCAAAAGTCAGCTTGCCGGGGTTCTTCTTGGCGTAGTCGATCAGGCCCTTGACGTCGTCGAAGGGCGCGTTCTTGCGCGCCACCAGCACGCTGGGCACCTGCGCGACCATGGTGATGGGCGTGAAGTCGGCCACCGGGTCGAAGGGCAGCTTCTTGAACAGCGTGGCGTTGATGGTGTGGCTGGTGAAGCTCATCAGCAGCGTGTTGCCGTTGGGCTCGCTCTTGGCCACATGCTGGGCGGCGATGTTGCCGCCCGCGCCGGGCTTGTTCTCGACGATGACGGTGCGGTTCAGCGTGGTGCCCATCGACTGGGCGATCACGCGCGCCAGGGTGTCGGTGGAGCCGCCGGGAGTGGCGCCGACGACGATCGTCAGCGGCGGGGCTTTCTGCGCCGCCACGGTCTGCACCAGGGCCAGCGCGGCAATGGCGCCAAGGGTCCAGCGTCGGTTGAGTTTCATCATGTCTCCTGTCGTTATGGGTCTGGGGCCCGATGGTCCGCCGCGGGCGCCGCAGTCTCAACAGGACCAGGTGGTCCCATCGGGTTTGTACGAGGGTTCCCGCGTTCCGCCCGGCAACCGGGCCGGGTAGAGTGGTTGCCTGCAGCGCGGGGGTCGCGTTGCGCTCAGCAAGGAATCCCGCCGTGACTTCCATCTTCGACAGCGATCTTCCCCGCAACCCCGCCAACACCGCGCCGCTCACGCCGCTGGCCTTCATCGCGCGCACCGCCGAGGTCTACCCGGGGCGCCTGGCCATCGTGCATGGCGCGCTGCGCCAGACCTGGGGCCAGACCTACGCGCGCTGCCGCCAGCTCGCCAGTGCGCTGCAGCAACATGGCATCGGCAAGAATGACACCGTGGCGGTGCTGCTGCCGAACACGCCGCCGATGGTCGAGGCGCATTTCGGGGTGCCGATGGCCGGCGCGGTGCTCAATGCGCTGAACACCCGGCTGGACCCCGAAGCCATCGCCTTCATGCTGGACCATGGCGAAGCCCGCGCGGTGATCGTCGACCCGGAATTCGCCGCTTTGCTGGGCCGGGCGCTGGCGCTGCGCCAATCCACCCGCGAGCTGCTGGTCGTCGAGGTGCAGGACGAGGTCTATGGCGCCACGACGCGGGCGCTGGGCGGTATCGACTATGAAACGCTTTTGTCCGAAGGCGACGCGGGTTTCGACTGGCAGCTGCCCGCCGACGAATGGGATGCGATCGCGCTGAACTACACCAGCGGCACCACCGGCAACCCCAAGGGCGTCGTCTACCACCACCGCGGCGCGGCCACCAACGCCATCAGCAATGTGCTGGAATGGGACATGCCCAAGCATGCGGTGTACCTGTGGACGCTGCCGATGTTCCACTGCAACGGCTGGTGCTTTCCCTGGACGCTGGCGCTGCGCGCGGCCGTCAACGTCTGCCTGCGCCGCGTCGAGCCGCAGGCCATCTTCGATGCCATGCGCGCGCACGGTGTCACGCATTACTGCGGCGCGCCCATCGTGCAGGGCATGCTGGTCAACGCGCCCGAAGCGATGAAGCAGGGAGTGCCCGCGGGCGTCAAGGCCATGGTGGCGGGCGCCGCGCCGCCGGCCTCGATGATCGAGGGCATGGAGCGCATGGGCTTCGATCTGACCCATGTCTACGGCCTGACCGAAACCTATGGCCCGGCG is a genomic window containing:
- a CDS encoding Bug family tripartite tricarboxylate transporter substrate binding protein, encoding MKLNRRWTLGAIAALALVQTVAAQKAPPLTIVVGATPGGSTDTLARVIAQSMGTTLNRTVIVENKPGAGGNIAAQHVAKSEPNGNTLLMSFTSHTINATLFKKLPFDPVADFTPITMVAQVPSVLVARKNAPFDDVKGLIDYAKKNPGKLTFALGGQGSSLHLAGEQFKLATGTDIVNIPYKGTGPALNDLLSASTVDLMFASTINVLPHYKSGSMKFLGVSSPKPLAQFEGLPTIAQTVPGYHSQAWFGLFGPAKMPKAVVDTLYGAIKKAIDSPEYRKRMESEAATVPNMTPAQFADFIRKDVDLWGDIVKKSGATVE